Proteins from a genomic interval of Sphingobacterium lactis:
- a CDS encoding alpha-ketoacid dehydrogenase subunit alpha/beta, whose protein sequence is MSELNTTRPVHYNSAKISYEEFRQVLIEDYKLAVQSRYVSLLGRKEVLTGKAKFGIFGDGKELAQIALSKVFKPGDWRSGYYRDQTLAFALGISSIYNFFSQLYANPDLEADTSSGGRQMVAHFATPLLDEQGEWLDQTQQVNCFSDISTTGGQMARILGLGLASKLYRENPNLSHKAPFSKEGQEVVYCTIGNAATSEGVFWETVNAAGVKQIPVVISIWDDGYGISVPNAVQTTKGDISNLLRGFQEDEYGTGLEIFKVKGWDYAGLCEVYEKAADFARNHSKPCIVHVVEVTQPQGHSTSGSHERYKSDDRLAWEVDYDCNKKMRDWLLESGMAEEHELEAIENEAKDFVRQEQKRAWADYRKTLQTDLEGAIAKLEAINHHAVEIPLKTLLSITEPSLKEVYVNVRRVIRELRGEDIAGKDELIAWYKQQREVNYDRFNDKLFVDTAHSPLSVPVVAAAYDADAAVVDGREVLNACFRENFHNDARLLAFGEDVGKIGDVNQGFAGLQEEFGDQRVFDTGIRESAIIGKGIGLAVRGFRPIAEIQYLDYLIYAMPVLSDDLASLSYRTKGRQKAPLIIRTRGHRLEGIWHSGSPMSVLLGGLRGIHLCVPRNMTQAAGMYNTLLKSDEPALVVECLNGYRLKEKMPNNIADFTVPIGKAEKLREGNDVTVVSYGSTLRIVQEAALELDKLGITIEIIDAQCLMPFDRDHISVESLKKTNRLLVVDEDFPGGASAYITHEILEKQGGYYHLDSQPKTLTAKAHRPPYGSDGDYFTKPAVDDVVEAVYQMMADANPTKYPPLY, encoded by the coding sequence ATGTCAGAATTAAATACGACAAGACCAGTGCACTACAATTCAGCGAAAATAAGCTATGAGGAATTCCGCCAGGTACTCATTGAAGATTATAAACTAGCCGTTCAAAGCCGTTATGTGAGCCTCTTGGGAAGGAAAGAAGTCCTGACCGGAAAGGCGAAGTTTGGAATCTTCGGAGATGGGAAGGAATTGGCCCAAATTGCGCTTTCGAAGGTTTTTAAACCTGGAGATTGGCGTTCCGGTTACTATAGAGACCAAACGCTAGCCTTTGCACTTGGCATAAGCAGTATCTATAATTTTTTCTCGCAATTATATGCAAACCCCGACCTGGAGGCCGATACATCGTCCGGTGGCCGGCAGATGGTGGCGCACTTTGCCACACCTTTGCTGGATGAACAGGGCGAATGGCTCGATCAGACCCAACAGGTCAATTGCTTTTCGGATATTTCCACCACAGGTGGGCAGATGGCCCGAATCCTCGGTCTCGGACTCGCTTCCAAGCTGTACAGGGAAAATCCAAACCTCTCCCACAAAGCGCCATTCTCGAAAGAAGGGCAGGAAGTCGTGTACTGTACAATCGGGAATGCGGCAACATCCGAAGGTGTATTCTGGGAAACCGTCAATGCGGCAGGGGTAAAACAGATCCCTGTTGTCATCTCCATTTGGGATGACGGCTACGGCATCTCCGTGCCAAATGCGGTGCAGACCACAAAAGGCGATATCTCCAACCTCCTGCGCGGATTTCAGGAAGATGAATACGGGACGGGATTGGAGATCTTTAAGGTCAAAGGCTGGGATTATGCTGGCCTGTGTGAAGTGTATGAGAAAGCGGCAGACTTCGCCAGAAACCATAGCAAACCATGCATCGTCCATGTTGTCGAGGTCACTCAACCGCAGGGGCACTCCACCTCAGGGTCGCACGAGCGGTATAAATCCGATGATCGCCTGGCTTGGGAAGTAGACTACGACTGCAATAAGAAAATGCGCGATTGGCTGCTGGAATCCGGAATGGCGGAGGAGCATGAGCTGGAAGCCATCGAGAACGAAGCGAAAGATTTTGTGCGCCAGGAGCAGAAACGCGCCTGGGCAGATTATAGAAAGACCTTACAGACAGACCTGGAAGGCGCGATAGCAAAGCTGGAAGCCATCAATCACCACGCCGTTGAAATTCCTTTGAAGACCTTACTCTCCATTACGGAGCCTTCACTGAAGGAGGTCTATGTGAATGTTCGACGCGTAATCCGTGAATTGCGGGGTGAGGATATTGCTGGCAAGGATGAGCTGATCGCTTGGTACAAGCAACAACGTGAGGTCAACTACGACCGTTTTAACGATAAACTTTTTGTGGATACGGCACATTCACCATTGTCGGTTCCCGTTGTGGCGGCGGCCTACGATGCCGATGCTGCAGTGGTCGACGGCAGGGAAGTGCTGAATGCCTGTTTCCGGGAGAATTTCCATAACGATGCGCGGCTCTTGGCATTTGGGGAGGACGTGGGTAAGATCGGTGATGTGAACCAAGGGTTTGCCGGTCTGCAGGAGGAATTCGGCGATCAGCGGGTATTCGATACGGGGATCCGGGAATCAGCGATTATCGGAAAGGGAATTGGCCTCGCCGTCCGTGGGTTCCGACCGATCGCAGAGATCCAATACCTGGATTACCTGATCTATGCCATGCCGGTATTGAGCGATGATCTGGCCAGTTTGAGCTACCGCACCAAGGGACGCCAAAAAGCGCCTTTGATCATCCGTACGCGAGGTCACCGATTGGAAGGAATCTGGCATTCCGGATCGCCTATGTCGGTGCTATTGGGCGGATTGCGTGGGATACACCTCTGTGTACCGCGGAACATGACCCAGGCAGCAGGGATGTACAATACCCTGTTGAAATCCGACGAACCCGCATTGGTTGTGGAATGCCTGAATGGGTATCGCTTGAAGGAAAAGATGCCGAATAATATCGCTGACTTTACCGTGCCAATCGGAAAGGCCGAAAAGCTGCGTGAAGGTAATGATGTAACCGTGGTATCCTATGGATCTACACTTCGCATCGTTCAGGAAGCAGCGCTCGAATTGGATAAATTGGGGATTACCATCGAGATTATCGATGCGCAGTGCCTGATGCCGTTCGATAGGGATCACATCTCCGTGGAATCCCTGAAGAAAACCAACCGCTTATTGGTTGTCGATGAAGATTTTCCGGGAGGCGCCTCAGCGTATATCACCCATGAAATATTGGAAAAACAGGGCGGATACTACCACCTGGATTCCCAACCCAAAACATTAACGGCAAAAGCCCACCGTCCGCCTTATGGGTCGGATGGCGATTACTTCACGAAACCAGCGGTGGATGATGTAGTCGAAGCAGTCTATCAGATGATGGCAGATGCCAATCCAACAAAATATCCTCCTTTGTACTAA
- a CDS encoding ROK family protein, whose translation MHTSNYILSCDIGGTHITSAIVEKNTWQILEHTVTRTHVNSAENAKSIFLDWTSNMKACLAKTEEPVLQVGIAAPGPFDYEKGIALMKGQSKYDSIYQMQVTQPILDGIGKGHLDIRYINDAAAFLQGEIFGCGLEQEQRILGITLGTGLGSAVWNNGEKAFDADLWDTPYKTSIFEEHLVTRWFVRRFEELSGYQESGLREILEQHGDTKEVQQLLQEYQQHLLDFLHFFSQKYDCRFFIIGGNIAKAWDRIFPDPSLLQDYRIQIGKYQEQAAIIGAAALFSETK comes from the coding sequence ATGCACACTAGCAACTATATCCTATCTTGTGATATCGGCGGAACCCATATCACTTCCGCCATTGTCGAAAAAAACACATGGCAGATCCTCGAACATACTGTTACGCGGACGCATGTGAATTCCGCGGAAAATGCTAAATCGATTTTTCTTGATTGGACCTCCAACATGAAAGCCTGTTTGGCAAAAACAGAGGAACCTGTACTACAGGTAGGTATAGCAGCACCGGGTCCTTTTGACTACGAAAAAGGAATTGCTTTGATGAAGGGGCAATCCAAGTACGACAGTATTTACCAGATGCAGGTAACCCAACCGATACTGGATGGGATCGGCAAGGGCCACTTGGACATCCGTTACATCAACGACGCCGCCGCATTTTTACAGGGGGAGATCTTCGGTTGCGGATTGGAGCAGGAACAGCGCATTTTGGGCATTACCTTGGGTACAGGATTGGGCAGTGCGGTATGGAACAATGGCGAAAAAGCTTTTGATGCCGATCTGTGGGATACCCCGTACAAGACCTCTATTTTTGAGGAGCACCTCGTAACGCGTTGGTTCGTGCGTCGCTTTGAGGAATTATCGGGCTACCAGGAGAGCGGACTTCGCGAGATCCTGGAGCAACATGGCGACACCAAAGAAGTGCAGCAACTGCTGCAGGAATATCAGCAACACCTCTTGGATTTCCTTCACTTCTTCAGCCAAAAATATGATTGCCGCTTCTTTATTATTGGCGGAAATATAGCAAAAGCTTGGGACAGAATATTCCCAGACCCTTCCCTATTGCAGGATTATCGGATTCAGATAGGTAAATATCAGGAACAGGCCGCCATCATCGGTGCGGCAGCATTATTTTCTGAAACAAAATAG
- the aroC gene encoding chorismate synthase has translation MAGNSFGDLFRISTFGESHGKAIGVIIDGCPSLVDIDEEFIQSELDKRRPGQSKITTQRKESDTAQILSGTFEGKSTGTPIAIIIPNEDQRSKDYSHIQDKFRPSHADYTYQVKYGIRDYRGGGRSSARETAARVAAGAVAKLFLKKHGIEIFAHVSGVGTIEAPNLDAKDLAALLETREQNIVRCADPATAAEMETFINQVRKNGDTVGGRISTIIRHVPVGLGEPVFDKLHADLAKAMMSINAVHGFEYGSGFDGSTMLGSEHNDIFVKDGDKISTITNFSGGIQGGISNGMDITFKTAFKPVATIMRDQDTINEEGQETTISGKGRHDPCVVPRAVIIVEAMAALVIADHLLKYKAYSTHAH, from the coding sequence ATGGCAGGAAATTCATTTGGAGATTTATTTAGGATTAGTACTTTCGGCGAATCACACGGAAAAGCTATAGGGGTAATTATTGATGGTTGTCCATCCTTGGTTGACATTGACGAGGAGTTTATCCAATCGGAATTGGACAAGCGCCGTCCCGGTCAATCCAAGATTACCACCCAACGCAAGGAAAGTGATACCGCCCAGATTCTTTCTGGTACTTTCGAGGGTAAATCGACAGGAACGCCCATTGCCATCATCATTCCGAATGAAGACCAACGGTCCAAGGACTATTCCCACATTCAGGATAAATTCCGTCCTTCCCATGCCGACTACACCTATCAGGTTAAATACGGTATCCGTGATTACCGCGGTGGAGGTCGTTCATCAGCTCGGGAAACAGCAGCGCGTGTTGCGGCGGGGGCAGTGGCTAAATTGTTCCTAAAGAAACACGGAATTGAGATCTTTGCACATGTTTCCGGCGTGGGTACCATCGAAGCACCCAACCTGGATGCAAAGGACCTGGCTGCCCTATTGGAAACAAGAGAGCAGAACATCGTCCGCTGTGCCGATCCGGCAACGGCGGCGGAGATGGAAACCTTCATCAACCAAGTCCGCAAGAATGGGGATACGGTCGGTGGCAGGATATCCACCATTATACGCCATGTGCCCGTAGGCCTTGGCGAACCCGTCTTCGACAAACTACATGCCGACCTGGCGAAAGCCATGATGAGCATCAATGCTGTACACGGTTTTGAATATGGATCGGGGTTTGATGGTTCTACGATGTTAGGATCTGAGCACAATGATATTTTCGTCAAGGATGGCGACAAAATAAGCACAATCACCAATTTCTCGGGCGGTATCCAGGGCGGTATCTCCAATGGGATGGATATTACCTTCAAAACAGCCTTCAAACCTGTCGCGACGATTATGCGCGATCAGGATACCATCAATGAAGAAGGCCAGGAAACTACCATTTCAGGAAAGGGACGTCATGACCCTTGTGTCGTACCCCGAGCGGTAATTATCGTTGAAGCCATGGCTGCACTGGTAATTGCTGACCATTTACTCAAGTATAAGGCCTATTCAACGCATGCACACTAG
- the aroA gene encoding 3-phosphoshikimate 1-carboxyvinyltransferase — MAKSLVLTHPSKTIKGTVQLTGSKSESNRALIISALSKGAVQVENLSEAADTVTLAAALQQAASPTEGYTTIDIGPAGTAMRFLASYLNLQKGNFILTGTERMQQRPIGILVDALKDLGADIHYEKKSGFPPLQIEGGMIQGKDRIAIQGNVSSQYISSLLLIAANLKKGLHIDIVGELTSRPYVTMTLAMLQDCGISYEFTENSIHIAKQPYKETTIYVEPDWSAASYWYAMVALAEAGELVLPGLKQHSLQGDMAIVEIMTHFGVESSFEADGLHLRKTGNQSSKTVFDFKECPDLAQTVVVVAAALQRDVSFTGLETLKIKETDRILALQTEIAKFGAELIADGETYHLKTANVQDPGDLTIATYEDHRMAMAFAPLALVFKQVTIEEPMVVEKSYPMFYEHLENHGFEQAN, encoded by the coding sequence ATGGCGAAAAGCTTAGTATTAACGCATCCCTCAAAAACAATCAAAGGCACGGTTCAACTTACTGGCTCCAAGTCAGAGAGCAACCGTGCTCTTATTATCAGCGCATTGAGCAAAGGTGCCGTACAGGTTGAAAACCTGTCCGAAGCCGCAGATACCGTAACCCTTGCCGCAGCATTGCAGCAAGCGGCATCCCCTACGGAAGGCTATACTACGATCGATATCGGTCCGGCGGGAACGGCTATGCGTTTCCTGGCGTCATACCTCAACCTGCAAAAGGGAAATTTCATCCTCACCGGTACCGAACGGATGCAACAGCGCCCAATCGGGATCCTCGTGGATGCCCTGAAGGACTTGGGTGCCGATATCCATTACGAAAAGAAGAGTGGTTTCCCGCCCCTGCAGATCGAGGGTGGCATGATCCAAGGTAAGGACCGCATTGCTATCCAGGGAAATGTGAGCAGTCAATACATCTCCTCCCTCCTGCTGATCGCGGCCAATCTGAAGAAAGGCTTGCATATCGATATCGTGGGCGAGCTGACCTCCAGACCTTATGTAACGATGACACTCGCCATGTTGCAGGATTGCGGAATTTCCTACGAATTCACGGAAAACAGCATTCATATTGCGAAACAACCGTACAAGGAAACCACCATTTATGTCGAACCGGATTGGAGCGCCGCTTCCTATTGGTATGCGATGGTTGCTTTGGCAGAGGCTGGCGAACTCGTCCTACCGGGATTGAAACAGCACAGCCTGCAAGGCGATATGGCCATTGTGGAGATCATGACGCACTTCGGTGTGGAATCCAGTTTTGAAGCCGACGGCCTGCACCTGCGGAAAACAGGCAACCAAAGTTCGAAAACAGTATTCGACTTCAAGGAATGTCCAGACCTGGCGCAGACGGTGGTTGTTGTGGCTGCAGCACTGCAGCGCGATGTATCCTTTACTGGATTGGAAACCCTGAAAATCAAGGAAACCGACCGAATCCTTGCCCTACAGACGGAAATCGCGAAGTTCGGAGCGGAGCTGATTGCCGATGGGGAAACCTACCACCTGAAAACTGCGAACGTTCAGGATCCGGGAGACCTCACCATTGCTACCTATGAAGATCACCGCATGGCGATGGCATTTGCGCCTTTGGCGTTGGTGTTCAAGCAGGTGACCATTGAGGAACCGATGGTGGTGGAGAAATCATACCCCATGTTCTACGAACACTTGGAAAACCATGGCTTTGAACAGGCAAATTAG
- a CDS encoding chorismate mutase produces MKHSLDILPLKSWLDTGDKPLIIAGPCSAETEEQLVSTAHLLANTGKVNVLRAGIWKPRTRPGEFEGIGSIGLEWMKRAKEETGLLTATEVATAKHVEEALAAGVDILWIGARSTANPFTVQEIADALQGVDVPVLIKNPVNPDLSLWIGALERVNRAGIKKLAAIHRGFSSFEKTAFRNEPMWDIAIQLKAIAPELPIINDPSHICGNRELIPYVTQKAMDMDMQGLIIESHIDPSVAWTDAKQQVTPAALADLLDTLSIRKPESDNPAFEDKLTELRGQIDKLDDQIIKQIADRMKIAEKIGEFKRDNNVTILQINRWDEIVQKRIQLGKALNLSEEFTSKYLELLHNESIRRQNEVMNTKPVAEA; encoded by the coding sequence ATGAAACATTCATTAGACATTCTCCCTTTAAAATCTTGGTTAGACACAGGAGATAAGCCATTAATCATTGCCGGACCTTGTAGTGCTGAAACTGAAGAGCAATTGGTATCGACTGCACATTTACTAGCCAACACAGGTAAGGTGAATGTTCTACGTGCAGGTATTTGGAAACCACGTACCCGCCCGGGAGAATTCGAAGGGATTGGCAGCATCGGTTTGGAGTGGATGAAGCGTGCGAAAGAGGAAACCGGTCTATTGACCGCAACAGAGGTTGCAACAGCAAAACATGTGGAAGAAGCATTAGCCGCAGGAGTTGATATCCTATGGATCGGTGCCCGTTCAACGGCAAACCCTTTCACCGTTCAGGAAATTGCAGATGCCCTTCAGGGTGTTGATGTTCCTGTATTGATCAAAAACCCGGTTAACCCTGACCTATCCTTATGGATCGGTGCTTTGGAACGTGTGAACCGTGCCGGAATCAAGAAATTGGCAGCTATCCACCGTGGATTCTCTTCATTCGAGAAAACAGCATTCCGTAATGAACCGATGTGGGATATCGCCATCCAATTGAAAGCGATCGCACCAGAATTACCGATCATCAACGACCCGAGCCATATCTGCGGTAACCGTGAATTGATCCCTTACGTAACGCAAAAAGCGATGGACATGGATATGCAGGGATTGATCATCGAATCACATATTGATCCTTCAGTAGCTTGGACAGATGCAAAACAACAGGTTACGCCTGCTGCCCTGGCTGATCTATTGGATACCCTATCCATCCGTAAACCGGAATCTGACAACCCAGCTTTCGAGGATAAATTGACAGAATTGCGTGGACAGATCGACAAGTTGGATGACCAGATCATCAAACAAATCGCTGACCGCATGAAGATCGCAGAGAAAATCGGCGAATTCAAGAGAGACAACAACGTAACGATCCTACAGATCAACCGTTGGGATGAAATCGTTCAGAAGCGTATCCAATTGGGTAAGGCGTTGAACCTGAGCGAAGAATTCACTTCGAAATACCTAGAATTACTTCATAACGAATCGATTCGCAGACAGAACGAGGTCATGAACACTAAACCTGTAGCGGAGGCGTAA
- a CDS encoding prephenate dehydratase yields the protein MNDQVRIAIQGVKASFHEEAAYKYFGREIETIECDSFKKTCEMLKQGKADYVVMAIENSIAGSILPNYNLLRDYRFHIIGEVHLNIQQHLLALPGVKLADIQFVESHPIAIRQCDEFLSDHPEWIVKEGMDTAACAKKILDDKLTHTAAIASEAAAQLYGLTILEKRIETNKKNSTRFLILSNELEEQKNANKASLSFQTSHSIGALASVLQCFAEQNVNLSKIQSMPVVGRRNEYDFYVDVEWKKQADYDAAIRKVLKHTVNFSIMGEYIKNEKI from the coding sequence ATGAACGATCAAGTACGCATTGCCATCCAAGGGGTTAAAGCCTCCTTCCACGAAGAAGCCGCCTATAAATATTTCGGCCGGGAGATTGAGACCATTGAATGTGACTCCTTCAAGAAGACCTGCGAGATGTTGAAGCAAGGGAAGGCAGATTACGTGGTTATGGCGATCGAAAACTCCATTGCGGGGAGTATCCTTCCAAATTACAACCTATTGCGGGATTACCGCTTCCATATCATTGGCGAGGTGCACCTGAACATACAGCAGCATCTATTGGCTCTACCGGGAGTAAAACTAGCGGATATTCAATTTGTCGAATCCCACCCGATCGCGATACGCCAATGTGATGAATTCCTGAGTGATCACCCAGAATGGATCGTAAAGGAAGGAATGGATACGGCAGCATGTGCGAAGAAGATCCTGGATGATAAGCTGACCCACACCGCAGCCATTGCCAGCGAGGCAGCAGCGCAATTGTACGGTTTAACCATTCTTGAAAAGCGTATCGAAACCAACAAAAAGAACTCGACCCGCTTCCTGATCCTATCCAATGAATTGGAAGAGCAGAAGAATGCCAACAAAGCGTCCCTATCTTTCCAGACCTCACATTCCATCGGCGCATTGGCCTCAGTGCTGCAATGTTTTGCCGAACAGAACGTCAACCTCAGCAAGATCCAGTCCATGCCGGTCGTTGGCCGCAGGAATGAATACGATTTCTACGTGGACGTGGAATGGAAGAAACAGGCCGATTATGACGCGGCCATCCGCAAAGTATTGAAACACACCGTGAACTTCAGTATCATGGGTGAATACATCAAGAACGAAAAGATCTAA
- a CDS encoding DMT family transporter produces MVFILLSVLCSVIVSILIKWARQRGINYLQLLVWNYPIALLLTYVVLKPELVPWTSDLPWHLYLPLGFLLPFIFICIALSIRYGGIVKTEVAQRLSLFIPLIAAYLWMNEQFLPQKFVGIAVGLVAIVFSIGWQKGGSGHERSYWVFPLLVFVGMGIIDIIFKQIAQHDGITYMSSLWIVFVLALFFALLFLLYLLFIRKERFDGKAVGYGAILGLFNFGNIVFYMKAHRALPDSPSLVFTGMNIGVIAVGALAGVLLFREKLSIYNKIGVFLAIVSVLLIAFL; encoded by the coding sequence ATGGTTTTTATCCTGCTTTCTGTCCTCTGCTCTGTCATTGTTTCCATCCTGATCAAATGGGCTAGGCAGCGGGGAATAAATTATCTGCAGTTATTGGTGTGGAATTATCCGATTGCCCTGCTATTGACCTATGTGGTGTTGAAACCTGAGCTTGTCCCTTGGACGTCCGATTTACCTTGGCACCTTTACCTCCCTTTGGGCTTCCTTTTGCCTTTTATCTTTATATGTATTGCACTTTCCATTCGGTATGGTGGTATCGTGAAAACGGAGGTTGCCCAACGGCTCTCTTTATTCATACCGCTGATTGCTGCCTACCTGTGGATGAATGAGCAGTTCCTGCCGCAGAAATTTGTAGGCATCGCGGTGGGGCTGGTTGCCATTGTATTCTCCATCGGCTGGCAGAAAGGGGGAAGTGGCCATGAACGTTCCTATTGGGTATTCCCTTTGCTCGTATTCGTTGGTATGGGCATCATCGATATTATTTTTAAGCAAATTGCCCAACACGATGGTATAACCTATATGTCTTCCCTATGGATCGTATTTGTGCTTGCCCTGTTCTTTGCCCTATTGTTCCTGCTGTATCTCTTGTTCATACGGAAAGAACGCTTTGATGGAAAGGCTGTGGGTTACGGTGCAATACTTGGTCTGTTCAATTTCGGAAATATTGTGTTTTACATGAAGGCCCACCGTGCCCTCCCAGATAGTCCTTCGCTGGTCTTTACGGGGATGAATATTGGCGTAATTGCCGTTGGTGCCCTTGCCGGTGTCCTGTTATTTCGGGAGAAGCTTAGCATTTACAATAAAATTGGGGTATTTTTGGCGATTGTTTCAGTATTATTAATAGCATTTCTGTGA
- a CDS encoding IMPACT family protein, translating to MSLFEDTYRTIDEPSEGIFRDKGSKFIAYAYPFKDENSIKDIIAELKSLHPKARHHCWAYRLTPDRTVFRVNDDGEPSGTAGRPILNMLLSMDVTNIMVVVVRYFGGTLLGVPGLINAYKTATQEALEAATIVEKTVNDVYEVAFDYMQMNDVMRIVKDSDLQVLSQDFDTNCKITFEIRKLQVNEVIGRLEKVDQAKIKYLRTI from the coding sequence GTGAGTTTATTTGAAGATACCTACCGTACCATTGACGAACCTTCCGAAGGCATATTCCGGGATAAGGGCAGCAAGTTCATAGCCTATGCCTATCCATTTAAAGATGAGAACAGCATCAAGGATATTATTGCCGAACTAAAGTCGCTGCATCCCAAAGCAAGGCACCATTGCTGGGCATACCGCCTAACGCCGGACCGGACCGTATTTCGTGTGAATGATGATGGTGAACCTTCCGGAACAGCCGGCCGTCCAATCCTGAATATGCTCCTTTCCATGGATGTCACCAATATCATGGTGGTTGTGGTCCGTTATTTCGGAGGAACCTTATTGGGGGTGCCAGGCCTGATTAATGCTTACAAGACCGCCACCCAAGAAGCATTAGAAGCCGCAACAATCGTCGAGAAAACGGTGAATGATGTCTACGAAGTGGCCTTTGATTATATGCAGATGAACGATGTCATGCGCATCGTGAAAGATAGCGACCTACAGGTGCTAAGTCAAGATTTTGATACGAATTGTAAAATCACTTTTGAAATCCGTAAATTACAGGTAAATGAAGTTATTGGCCGACTGGAGAAAGTCGACCAGGCCAAAATCAAATACCTACGGACCATATGA
- a CDS encoding nucleoside phosphorylase produces the protein MINDSELIINADGSIYHLNLLPEDIADTIIFVGDPDRVPLVSRYFDAIEVKKGKREFITHTGTIKGKRLTVISTGIGTDNIDIVLNELDALVNIDFATKTLKPEIKSLDIIRIGTSGSIQGNISMGTVLASDFAIGFDTLMQYYKKPYTEPEVQLQAAVIDHFGDLTFKPYVGRASQKLLEQFAFDLPKGITMTAPGFYGPQGRMVRSQNTYPDLIKKANSFEIFGRHLTNLEMETAGIYALANMFGHHAISINAILASRVNETFSTNPQEVVDKAIRLVLDRL, from the coding sequence ATGATTAACGATTCAGAACTGATTATCAATGCAGATGGTAGCATCTACCATCTAAATCTATTACCCGAAGACATTGCCGATACCATCATATTTGTCGGTGATCCAGACCGCGTTCCTTTGGTATCCAGATATTTCGATGCAATTGAGGTGAAAAAAGGAAAACGTGAATTCATTACCCATACGGGCACAATCAAGGGGAAGCGGCTGACGGTCATCTCAACCGGTATAGGAACCGATAATATCGATATCGTCCTGAACGAATTGGATGCCCTGGTCAATATTGATTTTGCAACCAAGACCCTTAAACCAGAAATAAAGTCGCTCGATATCATCCGGATCGGCACGTCCGGTTCCATTCAGGGGAACATCTCCATGGGGACGGTATTGGCATCGGATTTTGCCATTGGCTTCGATACGCTGATGCAATACTATAAAAAGCCATATACCGAACCGGAAGTGCAATTGCAGGCCGCAGTGATCGATCATTTCGGAGACCTGACGTTCAAGCCTTATGTCGGGCGGGCTTCCCAGAAGTTGTTGGAACAGTTTGCTTTTGATCTCCCGAAAGGAATCACCATGACCGCGCCAGGTTTCTATGGTCCGCAGGGACGCATGGTCCGTTCGCAGAATACCTATCCGGACCTTATTAAAAAGGCGAATTCCTTTGAGATCTTCGGCAGGCACCTGACCAATCTGGAAATGGAAACAGCAGGCATTTATGCCTTGGCGAATATGTTCGGTCACCACGCCATTTCCATCAATGCAATATTGGCCAGCCGTGTCAACGAGACATTTAGCACCAATCCGCAAGAAGTGGTGGACAAGGCAATCCGCCTGGTATTGGATCGTTTATAG